One segment of Coffea arabica cultivar ET-39 chromosome 7c, Coffea Arabica ET-39 HiFi, whole genome shotgun sequence DNA contains the following:
- the LOC113698083 gene encoding L10-interacting MYB domain-containing protein-like isoform X2, producing MASRSTRSRRLPPVQQSESPSRAKWTSALTRILVDLLVEQVRQGNKRNKSFDKKAWECVCEDFREKTGLAWDNEQLKSRYAALRKQYVIVKSLLDHGDFKWDPATGVVMATDEVWDAYIKEHPDSEPVRSSGCPMYKQLCTIFSLPGTRGKYNRSNGSYEHGGTLSTSDPQALNVYQEDVSNSESEQGSETADDPENLQSTVGSRVIGQKRGRKGIDGVIAGAIMEMAAASKLRAAALKKFNDRYSITDCVRALDDLQGVSDQIYYAALDLFNNRIARETFLSLKVDKRLTWLSAKCLGPTNPQAA from the exons ATGGCAAGCCGGTCTACTCGTTCAAGGAGACTACCTCCTGTACAGCAGTCAGAATCACCCTCAAGGGCTAAGTGGACATCAGCGCTGACCAGAATATTAGTGGACTTGCTGGTAGAGCAGGTTCGCCAAGGGAATAAACGCAATAAATCTTTTGACAAGAAAGCATGGGAGTGTGTCTGTGAGGATTTCCGTGAAAAAACAGGCCTTGCGTGGGACAATGAGCAATTGAAAAGCCGTTATGCTGCCTTAAGAAAGCAATATGTAATTGTGAAGTCCCTGCTTGATCACGGTGATTTTAAGTGGGATCCAGCCACTGGTGTTGTCATGGCTACTGATGAAGTATGGGATGCATATATCAAG GAACATCCTGATTCTGAACCTGTAAGGAGTAGTGGATGTCCAATGTACAAGCAACTGTGCACGATTTTCTCATTACCTGGGACAAGGGGGAAATATAATAGGTCAAATGGATCCTATGAGCACGGAGGAACTCTGTCGACTTCGGATCCACAAGCTTTGAATGTGTACCAGGAAGACGTATCTAACTCAGAATCTGAGCAAGGCTCTGAAACAGCTGATGATCCCGAGAATCTTCAATCAACTGTGGGTTCTAGAGTTATTGGGCAGAAAAGGGGGCGTAAAGGTATTGATGGGGTCATTGCGGGAGCCATAATGGAGATGGCTGCTGCTTCAAAACTCAGGGCTGCGGCTCTTAAGAAATTTAATGACAGGTATTCAATAACAGATTGTGTGAGAGCATTGGATGATCTGCAAGGCGTAAGTGACCAAATTTATTATGCTGCATTGGACCTCTTCAACAACCGCATTGCAAGGGAGACATTTTTATCTCTCAAAGTTGACAAGCGGTTGACGTGGTTGTCTGCCAAATGCTTAGGCCCAACTAATCCACAGGCTGCATGA
- the LOC113698083 gene encoding L10-interacting MYB domain-containing protein-like isoform X1 — protein sequence MVLIWQMASRSTRSRRLPPVQQSESPSRAKWTSALTRILVDLLVEQVRQGNKRNKSFDKKAWECVCEDFREKTGLAWDNEQLKSRYAALRKQYVIVKSLLDHGDFKWDPATGVVMATDEVWDAYIKEHPDSEPVRSSGCPMYKQLCTIFSLPGTRGKYNRSNGSYEHGGTLSTSDPQALNVYQEDVSNSESEQGSETADDPENLQSTVGSRVIGQKRGRKGIDGVIAGAIMEMAAASKLRAAALKKFNDRYSITDCVRALDDLQGVSDQIYYAALDLFNNRIARETFLSLKVDKRLTWLSAKCLGPTNPQAA from the exons ATGGTGTTGATCTGGCAGATGGCAAGCCGGTCTACTCGTTCAAGGAGACTACCTCCTGTACAGCAGTCAGAATCACCCTCAAGGGCTAAGTGGACATCAGCGCTGACCAGAATATTAGTGGACTTGCTGGTAGAGCAGGTTCGCCAAGGGAATAAACGCAATAAATCTTTTGACAAGAAAGCATGGGAGTGTGTCTGTGAGGATTTCCGTGAAAAAACAGGCCTTGCGTGGGACAATGAGCAATTGAAAAGCCGTTATGCTGCCTTAAGAAAGCAATATGTAATTGTGAAGTCCCTGCTTGATCACGGTGATTTTAAGTGGGATCCAGCCACTGGTGTTGTCATGGCTACTGATGAAGTATGGGATGCATATATCAAG GAACATCCTGATTCTGAACCTGTAAGGAGTAGTGGATGTCCAATGTACAAGCAACTGTGCACGATTTTCTCATTACCTGGGACAAGGGGGAAATATAATAGGTCAAATGGATCCTATGAGCACGGAGGAACTCTGTCGACTTCGGATCCACAAGCTTTGAATGTGTACCAGGAAGACGTATCTAACTCAGAATCTGAGCAAGGCTCTGAAACAGCTGATGATCCCGAGAATCTTCAATCAACTGTGGGTTCTAGAGTTATTGGGCAGAAAAGGGGGCGTAAAGGTATTGATGGGGTCATTGCGGGAGCCATAATGGAGATGGCTGCTGCTTCAAAACTCAGGGCTGCGGCTCTTAAGAAATTTAATGACAGGTATTCAATAACAGATTGTGTGAGAGCATTGGATGATCTGCAAGGCGTAAGTGACCAAATTTATTATGCTGCATTGGACCTCTTCAACAACCGCATTGCAAGGGAGACATTTTTATCTCTCAAAGTTGACAAGCGGTTGACGTGGTTGTCTGCCAAATGCTTAGGCCCAACTAATCCACAGGCTGCATGA
- the LOC113701080 gene encoding cell cycle checkpoint protein RAD17-like isoform X1, protein MKGRGKRNATIVISSSEDDDDDKDFSLKSDLSYSKPASVPPTNPSKRAKKASLSKSGPRPRKGPLTNDFDEIRRFCEEFDDGIRGFKVSTGNGMSRELWADKYKPCSLEELAVHKKKVEEVKVLFEEILTASKETLCKNVLLFVGPAGVGKSATVYAIASHFGARISEWNTPTPTIWQEHLYNSSSGLRYTSKLEEFESFVERIRKYGFISSTVGPRSRVVLLIDDLPVVNGKVSYGRLHRCLHLLVQSVCVPTVILMTDYVKADSTDNSMRYWEDLHVSLQEAGACKVSFNPITVNSLKKTLSRICKEEECELSAEQIELLAKASGGDIRHAITSLQYFCLKPHQLPSLCLSDGSTPSLRERTDGLTDLYIEPSLSFGRDDTLSLFHALGKFLHNKRESEPSMVLDRDTTNLKEKFVRLPLKMDSPESILRQAHSQSRPIADFLHENVLDFVNDEAIDDAWVVASYLCDSDVLLASVNGRMARNFEAENVVRSAAASVAVRGVLFGNSHLAPTRWHAIRRPKLWQVEQSLWHYKCQMVSQQRDANNGLNLYDLSVVATEIKPTLKRIGNRGASEDFEAHEASPEHMADDLDGLILDDDKSEMTSEDEIEDW, encoded by the exons ATGAAGGGTAGGGGGAAGAGAAACGCTACGATTGTAATATCATCCTCcgaagatgatgatgacgatAAAGATTTTTCATTGAAATCGGATTTAAGTTACTCAAAACCGGCTTCAGTTCCTCCAACTAACCCCAGCAAGAGGGCAAAGAAGGCTTCCCTCTCAAAATCTGGTCCTCGGCCGCGTAAAGGGCCCTTAACTAATGATTTTGATGAA ATTAGACGGTTTTGCGAGGAGTTTGATGATGGGATTAGGGGATTCAAGGTATCTACTG GGAATGGAATGAGCAGGGAGTTATGGGCTGATAAATACAAACCCTGTTCATTGGAAGAGCTTGCTGTTCACAAAAAGAAG GTTGAGGAAGTAAAAGTTCTGTTTGAAGAAATATTGACTGCCTCCAAG GAAACCCTCTGTAAAAATGTTCTTCTGTTCGTGGGACCAGCTGGAGTTGGGAAATCT GCAACTGTTTATGCaattgcttctcattttggagCTAGAATAAgtgaatggaacacaccaactCCCACAATATGGCAAGAACATTTGTACAACTCTAGTTCAG GATTAAGGTACACTTCAAAATTGGAAGAGTTTGAAAGTTTTGTTGAAAGGATAAGGAAATATGGATTCATTTCTTCAACTGTGGGCCCAAGATCTCGAGTTGTACTCTTAATCGATGATCTTCCAGTGGTAAATGGAAAAGTTTCTTATGGAAGACTTCATAGGTGCCTGCATCTTCTTGTGCAATCAGTATGTGTTCCAACAGTCATATTGATGACCGATTATGTCAAAGCTGACTCCACTGACAATAGCATGCGCTACTGGGAGGATCTCCATGTATCTCTTCAGGAAGCTGGGGCTTGTAAG GTGTCTTTCAACCCTATAACTGTTAATTCCCTGAAGAAAACTCTTTCAAGAATATGCAAAGAAGAAGAATGTGAATTGAGTGCTGAACAAATTGAGCTGCTAGCAAAAGCTAGTGGAGGTGACATCAGACATGCGATTACATCCTTACAGTATTTCTGCCTGAAACCACATCAACTACCTTCTTTATGTTTGTCAGATGGTTCTACCCCTTCTTTAAGAGAAAGAACAGATGGTCTGACTGATTTATACATCGAGCCTTCATTGTCATTTGGCAGAGATGACACGCTTTCTCTGTTTCATGCACTGGGGAAATTTTTGCACAACAAAAGAGAGAGTGAACCCTCCATGGTGTTGG ATAGAGATACGACTAATTTGAAGGAGAAATTTGTAAGGTTGCCTCTGAAAATGGATTCTCCAGAATCTATCCTTCGTCAAGCACATAGCCAAAGTCGTCCAATTGCTGATTTTCTACATGAAAATG TTCTAGATTTTGTAAATGACGAGGCTATAGATGATGCCTGGGTTGTGGCATCATATCTGTGTGATTCAGACGTGTTGCTAGCTTCAGTCAATGGAAGGATGGCTAGAAACTTTGAGGCTGAGAATGTTGTTCGGTCAGCTGCTGCTTCAGTTGCTGTGCGAGGCGTGCTGTTTGGGAATTCCCATCTGGCTCCCACTAG GTGGCATGCTATTCGCCGTCCAAAGCTTTGGCAGGTCGAGCAATCTTTGTGGCACTATAAG TGTCAAATGGTAAGCCAGCAACGTGATGCTAATAATGGGTTAAACTTGTATGATCTGTCAGTTGTTGCTACGGAGATTAAACCTACCCTTAAGCGGATAGGAAATAGAGGAGCATCTGAAGATTTTGAAGCTCATGAAGCATCCCCAGAACACATGGCTGATGACTTGGATGGACTTATTTTGGATGATGATAAAAGTGAGATGACAAGTGAGgatgaaatagaagattggTAA
- the LOC113701080 gene encoding cell cycle checkpoint protein RAD17-like isoform X3 — protein sequence MSRELWADKYKPCSLEELAVHKKKVEEVKVLFEEILTASKETLCKNVLLFVGPAGVGKSATVYAIASHFGARISEWNTPTPTIWQEHLYNSSSGLRYTSKLEEFESFVERIRKYGFISSTVGPRSRVVLLIDDLPVVNGKVSYGRLHRCLHLLVQSVCVPTVILMTDYVKADSTDNSMRYWEDLHVSLQEAGACKVSFNPITVNSLKKTLSRICKEEECELSAEQIELLAKASGGDIRHAITSLQYFCLKPHQLPSLCLSDGSTPSLRERTDGLTDLYIEPSLSFGRDDTLSLFHALGKFLHNKRESEPSMVLDRDTTNLKEKFVRLPLKMDSPESILRQAHSQSRPIADFLHENVLDFVNDEAIDDAWVVASYLCDSDVLLASVNGRMARNFEAENVVRSAAASVAVRGVLFGNSHLAPTRWHAIRRPKLWQVEQSLWHYKCQMVSQQRDANNGLNLYDLSVVATEIKPTLKRIGNRGASEDFEAHEASPEHMADDLDGLILDDDKSEMTSEDEIEDW from the exons ATGAGCAGGGAGTTATGGGCTGATAAATACAAACCCTGTTCATTGGAAGAGCTTGCTGTTCACAAAAAGAAG GTTGAGGAAGTAAAAGTTCTGTTTGAAGAAATATTGACTGCCTCCAAG GAAACCCTCTGTAAAAATGTTCTTCTGTTCGTGGGACCAGCTGGAGTTGGGAAATCT GCAACTGTTTATGCaattgcttctcattttggagCTAGAATAAgtgaatggaacacaccaactCCCACAATATGGCAAGAACATTTGTACAACTCTAGTTCAG GATTAAGGTACACTTCAAAATTGGAAGAGTTTGAAAGTTTTGTTGAAAGGATAAGGAAATATGGATTCATTTCTTCAACTGTGGGCCCAAGATCTCGAGTTGTACTCTTAATCGATGATCTTCCAGTGGTAAATGGAAAAGTTTCTTATGGAAGACTTCATAGGTGCCTGCATCTTCTTGTGCAATCAGTATGTGTTCCAACAGTCATATTGATGACCGATTATGTCAAAGCTGACTCCACTGACAATAGCATGCGCTACTGGGAGGATCTCCATGTATCTCTTCAGGAAGCTGGGGCTTGTAAG GTGTCTTTCAACCCTATAACTGTTAATTCCCTGAAGAAAACTCTTTCAAGAATATGCAAAGAAGAAGAATGTGAATTGAGTGCTGAACAAATTGAGCTGCTAGCAAAAGCTAGTGGAGGTGACATCAGACATGCGATTACATCCTTACAGTATTTCTGCCTGAAACCACATCAACTACCTTCTTTATGTTTGTCAGATGGTTCTACCCCTTCTTTAAGAGAAAGAACAGATGGTCTGACTGATTTATACATCGAGCCTTCATTGTCATTTGGCAGAGATGACACGCTTTCTCTGTTTCATGCACTGGGGAAATTTTTGCACAACAAAAGAGAGAGTGAACCCTCCATGGTGTTGG ATAGAGATACGACTAATTTGAAGGAGAAATTTGTAAGGTTGCCTCTGAAAATGGATTCTCCAGAATCTATCCTTCGTCAAGCACATAGCCAAAGTCGTCCAATTGCTGATTTTCTACATGAAAATG TTCTAGATTTTGTAAATGACGAGGCTATAGATGATGCCTGGGTTGTGGCATCATATCTGTGTGATTCAGACGTGTTGCTAGCTTCAGTCAATGGAAGGATGGCTAGAAACTTTGAGGCTGAGAATGTTGTTCGGTCAGCTGCTGCTTCAGTTGCTGTGCGAGGCGTGCTGTTTGGGAATTCCCATCTGGCTCCCACTAG GTGGCATGCTATTCGCCGTCCAAAGCTTTGGCAGGTCGAGCAATCTTTGTGGCACTATAAG TGTCAAATGGTAAGCCAGCAACGTGATGCTAATAATGGGTTAAACTTGTATGATCTGTCAGTTGTTGCTACGGAGATTAAACCTACCCTTAAGCGGATAGGAAATAGAGGAGCATCTGAAGATTTTGAAGCTCATGAAGCATCCCCAGAACACATGGCTGATGACTTGGATGGACTTATTTTGGATGATGATAAAAGTGAGATGACAAGTGAGgatgaaatagaagattggTAA
- the LOC113701080 gene encoding cell cycle checkpoint protein RAD17-like isoform X2 translates to MKGRGKRNATIVISSSEDDDDDKDFSLKSDLSYSKPASVPPTNPSKRAKKASLSKSGPRPRKGPLTNDFDEIRRFCEEFDDGIRGFKVSTGNGMSRELWADKYKPCSLEELAVHKKKVEEVKVLFEEILTASKETLCKNVLLFVGPAGVGKSATVYAIASHFGARISEWNTPTPTIWQEHLYNSSSGLRYTSKLEEFESFVERIRKYGFISSTVGPRSRVVLLIDDLPVVNGKVSYGRLHRCLHLLVQSVCVPTVILMTDYVKADSTDNSMRYWEDLHVSLQEAGACKVSFNPITVNSLKKTLSRICKEEECELSAEQIELLAKASGGDIRHAITSLQYFCLKPHQLPSLCLSDGSTPSLRERTDGLTDLYIEPSLSFGRDDTLSLFHALGKFLHNKRESEPSMVLDRDTTNLKEKFVRLPLKMDSPESILRQAHSQSRPIADFLHENVLDFVNDEAIDDAWVVASYLCDSDVLLASVNGRMARNFEAENVVRSAAASVAVRGVLFGNSHLAPTRWHAIRRPKLWQVEQSLWHYKLLLRRLNLPLSG, encoded by the exons ATGAAGGGTAGGGGGAAGAGAAACGCTACGATTGTAATATCATCCTCcgaagatgatgatgacgatAAAGATTTTTCATTGAAATCGGATTTAAGTTACTCAAAACCGGCTTCAGTTCCTCCAACTAACCCCAGCAAGAGGGCAAAGAAGGCTTCCCTCTCAAAATCTGGTCCTCGGCCGCGTAAAGGGCCCTTAACTAATGATTTTGATGAA ATTAGACGGTTTTGCGAGGAGTTTGATGATGGGATTAGGGGATTCAAGGTATCTACTG GGAATGGAATGAGCAGGGAGTTATGGGCTGATAAATACAAACCCTGTTCATTGGAAGAGCTTGCTGTTCACAAAAAGAAG GTTGAGGAAGTAAAAGTTCTGTTTGAAGAAATATTGACTGCCTCCAAG GAAACCCTCTGTAAAAATGTTCTTCTGTTCGTGGGACCAGCTGGAGTTGGGAAATCT GCAACTGTTTATGCaattgcttctcattttggagCTAGAATAAgtgaatggaacacaccaactCCCACAATATGGCAAGAACATTTGTACAACTCTAGTTCAG GATTAAGGTACACTTCAAAATTGGAAGAGTTTGAAAGTTTTGTTGAAAGGATAAGGAAATATGGATTCATTTCTTCAACTGTGGGCCCAAGATCTCGAGTTGTACTCTTAATCGATGATCTTCCAGTGGTAAATGGAAAAGTTTCTTATGGAAGACTTCATAGGTGCCTGCATCTTCTTGTGCAATCAGTATGTGTTCCAACAGTCATATTGATGACCGATTATGTCAAAGCTGACTCCACTGACAATAGCATGCGCTACTGGGAGGATCTCCATGTATCTCTTCAGGAAGCTGGGGCTTGTAAG GTGTCTTTCAACCCTATAACTGTTAATTCCCTGAAGAAAACTCTTTCAAGAATATGCAAAGAAGAAGAATGTGAATTGAGTGCTGAACAAATTGAGCTGCTAGCAAAAGCTAGTGGAGGTGACATCAGACATGCGATTACATCCTTACAGTATTTCTGCCTGAAACCACATCAACTACCTTCTTTATGTTTGTCAGATGGTTCTACCCCTTCTTTAAGAGAAAGAACAGATGGTCTGACTGATTTATACATCGAGCCTTCATTGTCATTTGGCAGAGATGACACGCTTTCTCTGTTTCATGCACTGGGGAAATTTTTGCACAACAAAAGAGAGAGTGAACCCTCCATGGTGTTGG ATAGAGATACGACTAATTTGAAGGAGAAATTTGTAAGGTTGCCTCTGAAAATGGATTCTCCAGAATCTATCCTTCGTCAAGCACATAGCCAAAGTCGTCCAATTGCTGATTTTCTACATGAAAATG TTCTAGATTTTGTAAATGACGAGGCTATAGATGATGCCTGGGTTGTGGCATCATATCTGTGTGATTCAGACGTGTTGCTAGCTTCAGTCAATGGAAGGATGGCTAGAAACTTTGAGGCTGAGAATGTTGTTCGGTCAGCTGCTGCTTCAGTTGCTGTGCGAGGCGTGCTGTTTGGGAATTCCCATCTGGCTCCCACTAG GTGGCATGCTATTCGCCGTCCAAAGCTTTGGCAGGTCGAGCAATCTTTGTGGCACTATAAG TTGTTGCTACGGAGATTAAACCTACCCTTAAGCGGATAG
- the LOC113701081 gene encoding 3-dehydroquinate synthase, chloroplastic-like: MASSFCTKSALSFSTKHENISTSFLIRDFRVRFPKSRSFSSPARLELNATKLRVSASSATPVMDQPPSETTSTAPTIVEVDLGNRSYPIYIGSGLLNQPDLLQRHVHGKKVLVVTNTTIAPLYLDKTIRALTDGNSNVTVESVILPDGEKYKNMETLMKVFDKAIETRMDRRCTFVALGGGVIGDMCGYAAAAYLRGVNFIQIPTTVMAQVDSSVGGKTGINHPLGKNMIGAFYQPQCVLIDTDTLNTLPDRELASGLAEVIKYGLIRDADFFEWQEKNLPALLARDPSAFAYAIKRSCENKAEVVSQDEKESGLRATLNLGHTFGHAIETGFGYGQWLHGEAVAAGTVMAVDMSYRLGWIEDSLVKRVHRILKQAKLPTAPPETMTVEMFKSVMAVDKKVADGLLRLILLKGPLGSCVFTGDYDRKALDETLRAFCKS, encoded by the exons ATGGCTTCTTCTTTCTGCACCAAAAGCGCTCTTTCTTTCTCAACCAAACACGAAAACATTTCTACTTCTTTCCTGATACGTGACTTCCGCGTGCGGTTCCCAAAGTCCCGCTCTTTTTCTTCCCCTGCTCGCCTGGAGTTAAATGCAACCAAATTGAGGGTGTCTGCCAGTTCAGCCACTCCGGTGATGGATCAGCCTCCGAGTGAAACCACTTCTACAGCTCCCACAATCGTTGAAGTTGATTTGGGCAATCGGAGCTACCCGATTTATATTGGGTCCGGACTTCTTAATCAGCCTGACCTTCTCCAAAG GCACGTCCACGGCAAGAAAGTCTTGGTTGTAACGAATACCACCATCGCGCCATTATATCTAGATAAAACAATTAGGGCATTGACAGATGGAAATTCGAATGTTACTGTTGAGAGTGTTATTTTGCCGGATGGTGAGAAGTACAAGAACATG GAAACTCTTATGAAAGTCTTTGATAAAGCAATTGAGACAAGAATGGATAGACGCTGTACATTTGTTGCCCTTGGTGGAGGAGTCATAGGTGACATGTGTGGATATGCTGCTGCTGCTTACCTCCGTGGTGTGAATTTCATTCAGATTCCTACCACGGTTATGGCGCAG GTTGATTCTTCTGTTGGTGGTAAAACTGGAATAAACCATCCACTTGGTAAAAATATGATTGGTGCATTTTACCAACCACAATGTGTACTGATAGACACCGACACACTAAACACATTGCCAGATAGAGAACTAGCATCAGGGCTTGCAGAAGTCATAAAGTATGGGCTTATAAGAGATGCAGATTTCTTTGAGTGGCAAGAGAAGAACTTACCAGCATTACTGGCAAG GGATCCTAGTGCTTTTGCTTATGCTATTAAGCGTTCTTGTGAGAACAAAGCTGAGGTAGTCTCTCAAGATGAAAAGGAAAGTGGATTGAGGGCAACCTTGAACTTGGGTCATACATTTGGTCAT GCTATAGAGACTGGTTTTGGTTATGGGCAGTGGCTGCATGGAGAAGCTGTTGCTGCTGGCACG GTTATGGCTGTTGATATGTCGTACCGCTTGGGCTGGATTGAAGATTCACTTGTAAAGCGAGTTCATAGAATCTTAAAACAGGCAAAGCTCCCCACTGCACCTCCAGAAACCATGACGGTGGAGATGTTCAAATCTGTCATGGCG GTTGATAAGAAGGTGGCGGACGGGCTGCTGAGGCTCATTCTTTTGAAAGGTCCTCTAGGTAGTTGTGTCTTTACTGGTGACTATGATAGAAAGGCCCTTGATGAAACATTACGTGCATTTTGCAAGTCATGA
- the LOC113701083 gene encoding rac-like GTP-binding protein RHO1, whose product MSASRFIKCVTVGDGAVGKTCLLISYTSNTFPTDYVPTVFDNFSANVVVNGSTVNLGLWDTAGQEDYNRLRPLSYRGADVFILAFSLISKASYENVSKKWIPELKHYAPGVPIVLVGTKLDLRDDKQFFIDHPGAVPITTAQGEELRKMIGAPAYIECSSKTQQNVKSVFDAAIKVVLQPPKQKKKKGKAQKACSIL is encoded by the exons ATGAGTGCGTCCAGGTTCATTAAATGCGTTACGGTTGGGGATGGTGCCGTCGGCAAGACTTGTCTCTTGATTTCTTACACCAGCAATACCTTTCCCACG GACTATGTCCCAactgtttttgacaatttcagcGCAAATGTGGTTGTTAATGGGAGTACTGTTAACTTAGGACTGTGGGATACTGCTG GACAGGAGGATTATAATAGATTGAGACCTCTGAGTTATCGTGGAGCAGATGTTTTCATCTTGGCTTTTTCTCTCATTAGTAAGGCCAGCTATGAAAATGTCTCTAAGAAG TGGATTCCTGAGTTGAAGCATTATGCCCCTGGTGTCCCAATAGTTCTTGTTGGAACTAAACTTG ATCTTCGGGATGATAAGCAATTCTTCATTGACCATCCTGGTGCAGTGCCAATAACTACAGCACAA GGAGAGGAGCTAAGAAAAATGATTGGAGCACCTGCCTACATTGAATGTAGTTCTAAGACACAGCAG AATGTGAAATCAGTTTTTGATGCTGCAATTAAAGTTGTGCTCCAGCCGccaaagcaaaagaagaagaagggaaagGCCCAAAAGGCTTGCTCCATATTGTGA
- the LOC113701115 gene encoding ubiquitin-conjugating enzyme E2 28-like isoform X1: protein MASRRILKELRDLQRDPPTSCSAGPVAQDMFHWQATIIGPNDSPYAGGVFQVTIHFPPDYPFKPPKVAFRTKVFHPNINNNGNICLDILKDQWSPALTISKVLLSICSLLTDPNPDDPLVPEIAHMHKTDRVKYESMARSWTHKYAMC from the exons ATGGCATCCAGGAGAATTCTCAAAGAGCTCAGGGACTTGCAAAGAGACCCGCCCACTTCATGCAGCGCAG GACCCGTAGCTCAAGACATGTTTCACTGGCAAGCAACCATAATTGGCCCAAACGACAGCCCTTATGCAGGTGGTGTCTTCCAAGTTACCATTCATTTTCCACCTGATTACCCTTTCAAACCTCCCAAG GTTGCATTCAGAACCAAAGTATTCCATCCAAATATAAATAACAATGGAAATATCTGCTTGGACATCCTCAAGGATCAATGGAGTCCAGCGCTCACCATATCCAAG GTTCTACTATCCATATGCTCACTTCTCACGGATCCAAACCCAGACGATCCACTAGTGCCAGAAATTGCTCACATGCACAAGACTGATAGAGTCAAGTACGAATCTATGGCCCGTAGCTGGACGCACAAGTATGCCATGTGCTGA
- the LOC113701115 gene encoding ubiquitin-conjugating enzyme E2 28-like isoform X2, whose product MFHWQATIIGPNDSPYAGGVFQVTIHFPPDYPFKPPKVAFRTKVFHPNINNNGNICLDILKDQWSPALTISKVLLSICSLLTDPNPDDPLVPEIAHMHKTDRVKYESMARSWTHKYAMC is encoded by the exons ATGTTTCACTGGCAAGCAACCATAATTGGCCCAAACGACAGCCCTTATGCAGGTGGTGTCTTCCAAGTTACCATTCATTTTCCACCTGATTACCCTTTCAAACCTCCCAAG GTTGCATTCAGAACCAAAGTATTCCATCCAAATATAAATAACAATGGAAATATCTGCTTGGACATCCTCAAGGATCAATGGAGTCCAGCGCTCACCATATCCAAG GTTCTACTATCCATATGCTCACTTCTCACGGATCCAAACCCAGACGATCCACTAGTGCCAGAAATTGCTCACATGCACAAGACTGATAGAGTCAAGTACGAATCTATGGCCCGTAGCTGGACGCACAAGTATGCCATGTGCTGA